A single region of the Gossypium arboreum isolate Shixiya-1 chromosome 12, ASM2569848v2, whole genome shotgun sequence genome encodes:
- the LOC108476570 gene encoding RNA-dependent RNA polymerase 2, translating to MDGMEIERPTLRLTNIPQTAVAKDLLDFFESKLGPDSVFAIEISTDRNNWKSRGFGRVQFAAPQAMSDALRLSRHDHLLFKSHSLKLSRTYDDIIPRPIRADHRLDGGVLHAGFMSSDDCLRVLERWEGVRGWIMPERRRLEFWVWTDGECYKLDFLFDDLFETVGCCFDGSACNALLLRVRYAPRIYRKVSGPNVASKFSTDRYHICKEKFDFLWVRTTDFSRIKSIGQSTSFYWEFNAGFSISDMSTYLPCYREDIQSPSLEARGEFSSPSEIVPLVKFPSDSKLAYEILFQLNALVHTQKISIAAVDTDLIGILSVLPVETAVMILQKLRLLQSPCYNPVSFVKAKLPTGKNYRIPLSVSERLKNHNVMSCHRALITPTKIYCLGPELETANYVVKNFAEYASDFMRVTFVEEDWSKLSANAISTGVHLGVFSRPFKTKIYDRILSVLQNGIVIGDKRFKFLAFSASQLRSNSVWMFASNDEVKAEDIREWMGCFKKIRSISKCASRMGQLFSSSMPTLVVPVQDVEIIDDIEVKTDGINYCFSDGIGKISLPFARQVAEKCGLNHIPSAFQIRYGGYKGVVAVDRNSFWKMSLRDSMLKFESKVRMLNVTKWSESMPCFLNREIVTLFSTLGIKDEVFERMQEEQLCLLGKMVTNREAALDTLQSLGGVNSKNILVEMLQFYEPNVQPYLSMMLQAHYENLLSDLKSRCRIFVPKGRILIGCLDETGTLNYGQVYLCIKMKKAELECADQSYFRKVDEETAIVIGKVVVTKNPCLHPGDVRVLEAVYEPQLEEKGLVDCLVFPEKGERPHPNECSGGDLDGDQFFISWDKDLIPCQTEPPMDYTGQRPRIMDHEVTLEEIQKFFVDYMINDTLGAISTAHLVHADREPDKARSENCLALATLHSMAVDFAKTGAPAEMPRALKPREFPDFMQRGNKPMYTSSGVLGKLYRATINSTVQIRSKFVWTKEMAELAYDHDLEVNGFESLISVAETHKEMYEERMSLLMSYYDVEYEDEILTGNMYNKAQFLLRDNRRYGEMKERIVLSVKDLQREAKEWFKSSCSKADEHQKLASAWYYVTYHPNYFEERMNSLSFPWIVGDILLRIKSRNKFLNSREIQRNRPKFDNVYIKSPRRHTSGDESSME from the exons ATGGATGGTATGGAGATAGAGAGACCCACATTACGGCTCACCAACATACCCCAAACCGCCGTTGCCAAAGACCTCTTAGACTTCTTCGAGTCCAAGCTCGGCCCTGATTCCGTCTTCGCCATTGAAATCTCTACCGACCGCAACAACTGGAAGTCTCGTGGTTTCGGCAGAGTGCAGTTCGCTGCTCCCCAAGCTATGTCCGATGCCCTTCGTCTCTCCCGCCACGATCACCTCCTTTTCAAGTCCCATTCTCTTAAACTCTCTCGAACTTATGATGACATCATCCCCAGACCCATCAGGGCCGACCATAGGCTTGATGGTGGAGTCCTTCATGCGGGTTTTATGTCTAGTGATGATTGCTTGCGTGTCTTGGAGCGCTGGGAGGGTGTGAGAGGTTGGATCATGCCCGAGAGAAGGAGATTGGAATTTTGGGTATGGACCGATGGAGAGTGTTACAAGCTTGATTTTCTGTTTGATGATCTTTTTGAGACTGTTGGCTGCTGCTTCGATGGCTCTGCATGCAATGCTCTTCTCTTGAGG GTTAGGTATGCTCCAAGGATATATCGGAAAGTATCTGGGCCGAATGTGGCTTCCAAATTCAGTACGGATCGGTATCATATATGCAAGGAGAAGTTTGACTTCCTTTGGGTTCGAACAACAGATTTTTCAAGGATAAAATCGATTGGGCAATCGACTTCGTTTTATTGGGAATTTAATGCAGGATTTTCAATCTCGGATATGTCTACATATCTCCCGTGTTATAGAGAAGACATCCAATCTCCATCTTTAGAGGCCAGGGGAGAATTCTCATCTCCATCAGAAATTGTTCCGCTCGTAAAGTTCCCATCAGATTCCAAGTTAGCATATGAGATCCTTTTTCAGCTCAATGCCCTTGTTCATACTCAAAAAATTAGCATTGCTGCAGTGGACACTGATCTGATTGGTATCCTCAGTGTCTTGCCTGTCGAAACTGCTGTAATGATTCTGCAGAAGCTTCGCCTGCTGCAGTCCCCTTGCTATAATCCCGTTTCATTTGTGAAAGCAAAATTACCTACGGGAAAAAACTACCGAATTCCTTTATCTGTTTCTGAAAGGTTAAAAAATCACAATGTCATGAGCTGTCATAGAGCCCTAATTACGCCTACAAAGATTTATTGCTTGGGTCCTGAGCTAGAAACAGCTAATTATGTGGTAAAGAACTTTGCAGAATATGCTTCAGATTTTATGAGAGTCACTTTTGTTGAAGAAGATTGGAGTAAGCTTTCTGCAAATGCCATTTCTACTGGTGTGCATCTGGGTGTTTTTTCTAGACCTTTCAAAACAAAAATATATGACAGGATATTGTCTGTTCTTCAGAATGGAATTGTTATTGGAGATAAGAGATTTAAGTTTCTGGCATTTTCTGCTAGTCAGCTTCGATCGAATTCTGTCTGGATGTTTGCGTCCAATGATGAGGTTAAAGCAGAAGATATTAGAGAATGGATGGGATGCTTCAAGAAGATACGTAGCATATCTAAGTGTGCTTCAAGAATGGGTCAATTGTTTAGTTCCTCGATGCCGACTCTTGTGGTCCCTGTGCAGGATGTGGAGATTATTGATGATATTGAAGTTAAAACTGATGGCATTAATTATTGCTTCTCTGATGGTATAGGGAAAATTTCTCTGCCTTTTGCTAGACAAGTTGCTGAGAAGTGTGGATTGAATCACATTCCATCGGCATTTCAAATAAGATATGGTGGTTACAAAGGTGTTGTTGCTGTTGACCGTAACTCCTTTTGGAAGATGTCTCTGCGTGATAGCATGCTAAAGTTTGAATCTAAAGTCAGGATGCTTAATGTCACCAAATGGAGTGAGTCCATGCCTTGCTTTTTGAATCGAGAAATTGTTACTCTCTTCTCCACCTTGGGCATCAAGGATGAAGTTTTTGAGAGAATGCAAGAGGAACAACTGTGTCTGCTGGGCAAAATGGTAACAAATAGAGAAGCAGCTTTGGATACCTTACAAAGTTTAGGTGGAGTTAATTCCAAGAACATTCTGGTTGAAATGCTTCAGTTTTATGAGCCAAATGTCCAACCTTACCTCTCAATGATGCTTCAAGCACATTATGAGAATCTACTGTCTGATCTAAAAAGCAGGTGCCGTATATTTGTTCCAAAGGGCCGGATCTTAATTGGTTGTTTGGACGAAACTGGTACACTGAATTATGGTCAAGTTTATCTCtgcataaaaatgaaaaaagcAGAACTAGAATGTGCAGACCAAAGTTACTTTCGCAAGGTGGATGAGGAAACAGCTATAGTGATAGGAAAGGTGGTTGTCACAAAAAATCCTTGCCTTCATCCCGGGGATGTCAGAGTCCTTGAGGCTGTTTATGAACCCCAACTAGAAGAGAAGGGTTTGGTGGATTGCCTTGTTTTCCCCGAGAAAGGTGAAAG ACCGCATCCAAATGAATGCTCGGGTGGTGATCTTGATGGGGACCAGTTTTTCATAAGCTGGGACAAAGATCTCATCCCATGTCAAACTGAGCCGCCAATGGACTACACTGGACAAAGACCTCGGATAATGGATCATGAGGTGACCTTGGAG GAAATTCAGAAGTTTTTTGTTGACTACATGATCAACGATACTTTGGGTGCCATTTCTACTGCACATCTAGTGCATGCTGATCGTGAACCAGACAAAGCGCGCAGTGAAAACTGTCTAGCATTGGCTACTCTTCACTCTATGGCTGTTGATTTTGCCAAGACAGGAGCGCCGGCTGAGATGCCTCGTGCTCTGAAACCAAGGGAGTTTCCGGACTTCATGCAAAGGGGAAACAAACCCATGTATACTTCCTCTGGTGTACTAGGAAAACTGTACCGTGCTACAATCAACTCCACAGTGCAAATAAGGTCAAAGTTTGTTTGGACAAAAGAGATGGCCGAGTTAGCTTATGATCATGACCTGGAAGTAAATGGCTTTGAGTCGCTGATATCAGTTGCGGAGACCCATAAAGAGATGTATGAAGAGAGAATGAGCTTGTTGATGAGTTATTATGATGTAGAGTACGAGGATGAGATTCTGACAGGTAACATGTACAATAAAGCACAGTTTTTGCTCCGAGACAACCGGAGATATGGAGAAATGAAGGAACGAATCGTGTTATCTGTCAAGGACCTACAGAGAGAAGCTAAAGAATGGTTTAAGAGTAGCTGCAGCAAGGCTGATGAGCATCAAAAACTTGCCTCAGCATGGTATTATGTGACATACCACCCGAATTACTTCGAGGAAAGGATGAATTCCTTGAGCTTTCCATGGATTGTTGGAGACATTTTACTGAGGATTAAATCTCGGAATAAGTTTCTGAATAGCCGAGAAATTCAGAGAAACCGACCGAAATTCGATAATGTCTACATTAAGTCCCCAAGAAGGCATACTTCAggtgatgaatcatccatggaatgA